Sequence from the bacterium genome:
TCGAAGCGACCGAGTGAGACCGCAACCGAGGAGACGCCCGCCATGCGCATTCTGCTGATCAACCCACTGGGAGTGAATGTCTACGACGAGCTCGTCGACGAAGTGGTGCGACCCGCACTCAGTTCGGACACAGAGCTGACGGTGCGCTCGCTCGCCGGTACCGGCGTACCCGAGACGGCGTTCCTGCCGGCGGCGTCACTGCTCCTGAACCAGCTGCTTTCGGCTGTGGAGCAGGGCGAGCGCGACGGCTACGACGCGGTCGTGATCGGCTGTGCCTCCGATCCGGGGTTGGTGGATGCGAAAGAGCTCGTGTCGATCCCGGTCACGGCGCCCATGGAGGCGGCCGTCGCCACCGGGCGCGCCTTCGGGCGGCTGGGCGTCGTGGCGCCGCGCATCGAGAGCGGCGAGGGCGAGAACCTGCCGCAGGACGCCAACTGGGCGCGTCGCCTCGTGAGTTCGTACGGAGGCGACCCGATCTTCGCGGGCGTGTTCTCGGCGCCCTGCCCGCACCCGCCCGCCGACCTGGTGGAGGAGCTGCTCGCCGAGGATCCGCGGAAGCTGCGGGCCACCGTTCGCGACGGGATGGCGTCGTCGATCTCGGGACCGGCGGGCGACGCCGCCGAGGCGGCCTGGCGCGATCACGACGCCTCGGTGCTGTTCTTCGCCTGCACGATCTGGTCGGGCCTGCTGGATCCGGTTCGCGACCGGGTGCCCGTGCCGGTGCTGGATCCGCTGATCACACCGGTCCGCTATGCCGAGATGCTGGCCGGCGCAGGCCGGAAGTTCTGACTTCATGACCCACCGCCCGATCGCCCCGGTCGGAGGATCCCTCAGGGAGCGCTGACGTGCCGCTCGCCATCTACATCGGTCGCCGCCTGGTGTTCCTGGTGGTGGCGTTGTTCGGCGTGTCACTCATCACATTCGTCGTCACTCGGGTCCTGCCCGGCAATCCCGCATACCTGATCGTCGGCGTGCAGGCCGACGAGTCCACCGTCGAGGCGGTCATCGAGCGCCTGGGACTCGACGAGCCGATCATCAACCAGTACGGCCACTACATGCGCCAGCTCTTCACCGGCGACCTGGGTGACAGCTGGCGCACCAAGAACCCCGTGACGACCGACATCGCCGACCGCTGGCCAGCCACCATCGAGTTGGCCACGGCCGCGGCGATCCTGTCGATCTGCTGGTCGGTGCCCTTCGGCATCGTCTCCGCACTCCGGCGGCGATCGCTCTCGGACCGTCTGGCCAACGTGGCCTCGGGCCTGGGCGTGTCGATCCCCGAGTTCTGGTTGGGGATCATCCTGATCCTGGTCTTCTTCTTCCACCTGGACTTCGCGCCCGCGCCCATCGGGCGGTCGCTGGGGACGGTACCGCCGGAGGTCACGGGGCTCTACACGCTCGACTCGGTGATCGCGGGCGACTGGGGGGCGCTGCGCTCGTCGCTGGCGCAGCTCGCCCTGCCGGCCGTCACGCTGGCCATTACCACCGGCGGGCCGCTGTTGAGGGTCACCCGCGGGTTCATGCGCGAGACCATGGCCTCGCACCACATCCGCTCGGCGCGGGCGCTGGGCGTGCCGGAGCGCTCGATCGTCCTCCGTCACGCCCTGCCGAACGTGTTGCTGCCGGTGTCCACGATGGTGGCCCTCATGTACGGCTACCTGCTGGGCGGCACGGTGCTGGTGGAGTTCGTGTTCGCCTGGCCCGGCATAGGCAAGTACGCCATCGACTCCATCGCCGCCTCGGACTACGCGCCCGTGCTCGCCGCCGTGTTGCTCAGCGCCTGCAGCTACATCCTGGTCTACCTGGTGATGGACATCCTGCACTTCATCATCGACCCGAGGACGCGCACGTGAGCGTCGTCTCGCCGCGCGCCTCGGGCAGCACCGCCCCGGAGGGAATGGGGCGGGTCGTTGCCGCGGCCCGTGCGCGACCGGTCCGCGTTCTCGTGGCCGTCGCCATGATGGCGGTCCTCCTCGTCGCCCTCGTGTGGGACCCGGAGTGGCGGGAGCTCCGCGTGGTCCTGACCGTGCTGGCGATCCTGATTGCCCCCGCTGTCTGGGACGCTCAGCGCCGAGAGGTCCGCCCCGCCGTGGCCGTGATGCTGGCCCTGATCCTGCTGGCCCTCATCGGGCCGCTCTTCACGCGCGATCCGCTCATGCTGAACGTCGGTGAGGCGCTGGGGGCGCCCGGCGGCGACCTCTGGTTCGGCACCGACCAGCACGGCCGCGACATCTTCGCCAGGGTGATACACGGCGCACAACTCGACCTGGGCGTGGGCTTCAGCGCAGCCGCGCTCGCCGTGGTGGTGGGCATGCCCCTCGGTGCGCTGTCGGTGTTCGCCGCCGCGCACATCAAAGGGGGCGGCCTGTTCGACTCGGTGCTGCTGCGCATCTCGGAGTCGTTCCAGGCCTTCCCCACCCTGCTGCTGGCGCTCGGCATCGTGGCCGCCGTCGGCCCGAGCATCCCCATCCTGATCTTCATCATCTCCATCGTGAACGTGCCGGTGTACCTGCGCCTCACCCGCAGCGCCGTGGCGCCCATCGTCAATGCCGACTTCGTGTTGGCGGCCCGCTGCGCCGGCCAGCCGGTGCTCAGGATCCTGTTGCGTCACATCCTGCCCAACGTCAAGCAGGTGGTCCTGGCGCAGTTCTCGGTGAACGTGGCCTGGGCCATCCAGATCCTGGCGGCTCTCAGTTTCGTGGGCCTGGGCGTGCCCGTTCCCACACCGGAATGGGGCGCCATGGTGCGCGACGGCTACGAGCAACTGGTCTACGGCCGGTGGTGGGTGGCGCTGTTCCCCGGCCTGGCGATCCTGTTCGCCGTCCTGACGCTGAACCAGCTCTCCGATCGCGTGAGGCACACGACGTGAGCGCCGCGGACGGGAACGGGATGACGGTTCCGCACGCTGTGGATCCGGCGGCGCCGGATGGTGGCGAGATCCCCGTCCTCGACGTGTCCGACCTGACGGTCGGCTTCGGTTCGGCCGACAAGCGGCGCTCCATTCCCCTGCAGGGGATCCGCCTGCAGGTCGCCGCGGGCGAGCGGATGGCCCTGGTCGGCGAGTCCGGGTCGGGCAAGAGCCTGACCGCGGCGGCGGTCCTGGGGCTCCTGCCCGAGGGTGCCGAGGTCATCCGGGGCTCCATCCGCCTCGACGGCGAGGAGCTCATCGACGCACCCGAGCGCCGGCTGCGCGAGTTGCGGGGCGGTCGCATGGCGATCATGTTCCAGAACCCCCGTGCGTCCCTGAACCCCGTCCTGACCGTGGGCGGGCAGATCGCCGAGGTGATCCGGGTGCACGGCGACGCCGGTCGCAGGGAGAGCTGGACCCAGGCAGTGGACCTGCTGGCGGAGATGGGCATTCCCGACGCCGGCCGCCGGGCCAAGGACTACGTGCACCAGTACTCGGGCGGCATGGCGCAGCGGGCCGCGCTGGCCATGGCGCTGTCCTGCCGTCCCGATCTGCTCATCGCCGACGAACCCACCACCGGTCTCGACGCCACGCTGCAGCAGCAGGTGCTGGAGTTGGTGGTCGAGCAGGTGGCCTCGCGGGATGCGTCGCTGTTGCTGATCACCCACGACATCGCCGTGGCCCGCGCTCACTGCGAGCGGACGACGGTCATGTACGCGGGTCGTGTGATGGAGGTCGGGCCGACC
This genomic interval carries:
- a CDS encoding aspartate/glutamate racemase family protein, which encodes MRILLINPLGVNVYDELVDEVVRPALSSDTELTVRSLAGTGVPETAFLPAASLLLNQLLSAVEQGERDGYDAVVIGCASDPGLVDAKELVSIPVTAPMEAAVATGRAFGRLGVVAPRIESGEGENLPQDANWARRLVSSYGGDPIFAGVFSAPCPHPPADLVEELLAEDPRKLRATVRDGMASSISGPAGDAAEAAWRDHDASVLFFACTIWSGLLDPVRDRVPVPVLDPLITPVRYAEMLAGAGRKF
- a CDS encoding ABC transporter permease is translated as MPLAIYIGRRLVFLVVALFGVSLITFVVTRVLPGNPAYLIVGVQADESTVEAVIERLGLDEPIINQYGHYMRQLFTGDLGDSWRTKNPVTTDIADRWPATIELATAAAILSICWSVPFGIVSALRRRSLSDRLANVASGLGVSIPEFWLGIILILVFFFHLDFAPAPIGRSLGTVPPEVTGLYTLDSVIAGDWGALRSSLAQLALPAVTLAITTGGPLLRVTRGFMRETMASHHIRSARALGVPERSIVLRHALPNVLLPVSTMVALMYGYLLGGTVLVEFVFAWPGIGKYAIDSIAASDYAPVLAAVLLSACSYILVYLVMDILHFIIDPRTRT
- a CDS encoding ABC transporter permease, translating into MSVVSPRASGSTAPEGMGRVVAAARARPVRVLVAVAMMAVLLVALVWDPEWRELRVVLTVLAILIAPAVWDAQRREVRPAVAVMLALILLALIGPLFTRDPLMLNVGEALGAPGGDLWFGTDQHGRDIFARVIHGAQLDLGVGFSAAALAVVVGMPLGALSVFAAAHIKGGGLFDSVLLRISESFQAFPTLLLALGIVAAVGPSIPILIFIISIVNVPVYLRLTRSAVAPIVNADFVLAARCAGQPVLRILLRHILPNVKQVVLAQFSVNVAWAIQILAALSFVGLGVPVPTPEWGAMVRDGYEQLVYGRWWVALFPGLAILFAVLTLNQLSDRVRHTT
- a CDS encoding ABC transporter ATP-binding protein, which codes for MTVPHAVDPAAPDGGEIPVLDVSDLTVGFGSADKRRSIPLQGIRLQVAAGERMALVGESGSGKSLTAAAVLGLLPEGAEVIRGSIRLDGEELIDAPERRLRELRGGRMAIMFQNPRASLNPVLTVGGQIAEVIRVHGDAGRRESWTQAVDLLAEMGIPDAGRRAKDYVHQYSGGMAQRAALAMALSCRPDLLIADEPTTGLDATLQQQVLELVVEQVASRDASLLLITHDIAVARAHCERTTVMYAGRVMEVGPTDAVVESPKNPYTSALLKAFVTVDQRRMYAISGVVPTLVGELGECAFADRCPLAGPECREDVPALRPVGDRQVACVKA